In a single window of the Blastocatellia bacterium genome:
- a CDS encoding glycosyltransferase family 2 protein, with protein sequence EHHLVGGHGIEVYVFADSDGRVSREWLRRLIEGLDEEGVGATTGFRWYRVGESFWSLLRSLWNALSLTAFGPHRRNFAWGGSRAIRRRVAEAIGLREAWQGAVSDDYTLTEAVRASGYWIKFVPSCLVVSSGTCSFRELIEFTNRQIAITRVYAPRLWWMVLLTHLLFTVVFLSGVWGVVERVVRGGSLSWPLMAVALIYLPGVIKGVIRERAVGLMRPELVEELRRFRWAYWLLHPLVSLLYVVNGVASAVRREITWRGIRYRLVSRRRTEVIGGWEEGGRAQGGEAAAGSTLAGLG encoded by the coding sequence GAGCATCATCTGGTGGGCGGGCATGGCATTGAGGTCTACGTGTTCGCCGATAGTGATGGTCGGGTGAGCCGTGAGTGGCTTCGGCGGCTGATTGAGGGGCTCGATGAGGAGGGGGTAGGAGCGACGACGGGCTTTCGGTGGTATCGCGTGGGAGAGAGTTTCTGGTCGCTTCTGCGGTCGTTGTGGAATGCTCTCAGTCTGACGGCGTTTGGACCTCATCGGAGGAACTTTGCTTGGGGTGGGTCAAGGGCGATTCGCCGGAGGGTGGCCGAGGCTATCGGACTCCGCGAGGCATGGCAGGGTGCCGTTTCAGACGATTACACCCTGACGGAAGCTGTCAGAGCATCGGGCTACTGGATCAAGTTTGTGCCCTCCTGTCTGGTGGTGAGTTCGGGGACATGTTCTTTTCGTGAGTTGATCGAGTTCACCAACCGACAGATCGCCATCACCAGGGTCTATGCGCCGAGGTTGTGGTGGATGGTGTTGCTGACGCACCTTCTATTCACGGTAGTTTTCCTGTCGGGGGTTTGGGGTGTTGTAGAACGGGTTGTGAGGGGGGGAAGTTTAAGCTGGCCGCTTATGGCGGTTGCGTTGATTTACCTTCCGGGTGTGATCAAGGGGGTCATTCGGGAGCGTGCTGTTGGTCTGATGCGGCCGGAACTGGTGGAGGAGTTGAGGCGGTTTCGCTGGGCGTACTGGTTGCTTCATCCTCTGGTGAGTTTGCTTTATGTTGTCAACGGGGTGGCATCGGCGGTCCGTCGAGAGATCACCTGGCGTGGGATTCGGTATCGCTTGGTTTCACGGAGGAGGACGGAGGTGATTGGGGGATGGGAAGAAGGGGGGAGAGCGCAAGGAGGGGAGGCGGCGGCAGGCTCGACACTGGCGGGGTTGGGGTGA
- a CDS encoding M48 family metallopeptidase translates to MSIRQSGKRIIALLLVAVPITVALQTEALNVSKTQRPVYGWGFTNHPDGGGGPDDWQRGKEKARKQRILFVLRYGLNLGALWLIFITGLSARLMDVTGRLTSRRGGQRVVYLVIFFSLIMLLNLPLDLYASYGIGREYGLITQTLSQWLRDYAVAQAIALVIFIGVVLGLYRLFGRRRWWAWATLVSIPVIVFLIYIAPVVLAPLFNRFTPLPESPLKGELLAFARSEGVPAEDVFVMDASRQSRAVNAYVIGIGPTKRIVLYDTLLERFTLQEIMFVLAHEIGHYRFHHVWKFIAAGVLAVLWGCLLVELLGRRLLRRATARVRVTDLADSASLPLVGFVFLVACGVAFPILNTYSRHLEREADRFAISRIRNPVAAITAFEKLGRLNVSEYEASPLVEIIFYDHPTLARRIRFVREFSGGE, encoded by the coding sequence GTGAGCATACGGCAGAGCGGAAAACGAATTATCGCTCTCCTGCTGGTCGCTGTTCCAATAACGGTTGCGTTACAGACCGAGGCTCTGAATGTATCGAAGACGCAGCGTCCGGTGTACGGATGGGGCTTCACGAATCACCCTGATGGTGGGGGAGGGCCGGACGACTGGCAACGAGGGAAAGAAAAGGCACGAAAGCAACGAATTCTCTTCGTCCTTCGGTATGGTCTCAATCTGGGTGCGCTGTGGTTGATTTTCATTACTGGACTCTCGGCGCGACTCATGGATGTAACTGGAAGACTCACGTCTCGGCGCGGTGGACAACGGGTAGTTTATCTGGTGATTTTCTTTTCGCTCATAATGCTTCTGAACCTGCCGCTCGATCTTTATGCCAGCTACGGGATAGGTCGCGAGTACGGGCTCATCACGCAAACGCTCAGTCAGTGGCTGAGGGATTATGCGGTTGCGCAAGCGATCGCCCTGGTCATTTTCATCGGTGTGGTACTGGGTCTGTATCGGCTGTTCGGTCGGCGGCGGTGGTGGGCCTGGGCGACGCTGGTCTCCATTCCGGTGATCGTGTTTCTCATCTATATTGCTCCGGTTGTGCTTGCGCCATTATTCAATCGGTTCACACCGCTGCCGGAGAGTCCACTGAAGGGCGAGCTTCTCGCGTTCGCGCGGTCCGAGGGCGTCCCTGCTGAGGATGTGTTCGTGATGGACGCGAGCCGTCAGAGCCGGGCGGTGAATGCCTACGTTATCGGGATCGGTCCCACCAAACGCATCGTTCTTTACGACACGTTGCTTGAGAGGTTCACCCTTCAGGAGATCATGTTCGTTCTGGCGCATGAGATTGGCCATTATCGCTTTCACCACGTCTGGAAGTTTATCGCCGCCGGCGTCCTCGCGGTGCTTTGGGGCTGTCTCCTGGTGGAATTACTGGGTCGTCGTCTTCTCCGTCGCGCGACCGCGCGCGTTAGAGTGACCGACCTGGCGGACAGCGCGAGTCTGCCGCTCGTAGGCTTCGTCTTTCTGGTTGCCTGTGGAGTGGCTTTTCCCATCCTCAACACGTACTCTCGGCACCTGGAGCGGGAAGCGGATCGCTTTGCCATCAGCCGGATCCGCAATCCGGTCGCGGCCATCACCGCTTTCGAGAAGCTCGGTCGGCTCAACGTGAGCGAATATGAGGCGTCACCACTTGTGGAGATCATCTTCTATGATCATCCCACGCTGGCCAGGCGAATTCGCTTCGTCCGGGAATTTTCCGGCGGAGAATGA
- a CDS encoding STAS domain-containing protein gives MCRIRTRVINPEVAVVEVSGRLDPGFERDGIYRAVEKLLAEGWRTILLELSRVTLITSLGVGSLINVLRLVTSQDGALKLVNPSLSVRKILSVSNLDSIFEVYVTEDEALGSSVKSPDPAKSKPSRRKRETQ, from the coding sequence ATGTGTCGTATCCGGACGCGCGTAATTAATCCCGAGGTCGCCGTCGTTGAGGTGAGCGGGCGGCTCGATCCCGGATTTGAACGCGATGGCATCTACCGGGCCGTTGAGAAGCTTCTCGCTGAGGGATGGAGGACTATCCTGCTCGAATTGAGCCGGGTGACGCTTATCACCTCGCTTGGTGTCGGGAGTCTAATCAATGTTCTCCGCCTCGTCACGAGCCAGGATGGGGCGTTGAAGCTCGTGAATCCGTCGCTGAGTGTGCGGAAGATTCTGTCGGTGTCGAACCTGGACAGCATCTTTGAGGTGTATGTGACCGAGGATGAAGCGCTCGGGAGCTCCGTCAAGTCGCCGGATCCGGCGAAGTCAAAACCATCGCGACGGAAAAGAGAGACCCAGTAG
- a CDS encoding protein tyrosine phosphatase family protein, translating into MVSGKYSGGTKRLVLVAGTSLLAVLPLVIQWDASSPQDSSLPRLAQVSPFLYRSGQPSEEGFKKLAAMGIRTVIDLRGAGKRARKERALVESLGMRYENVPLSNLRRPTDDQIRRIFEVIADPKARPVLVHCRRGEDRTGVVVALYRILYEGWEAEHAYREMRRFGFKWYLWGMKGYVFDFARRLHAAPIQGVPFRAAKLPGGD; encoded by the coding sequence ATGGTCTCGGGGAAATACTCTGGAGGGACCAAACGGCTCGTTCTGGTGGCCGGCACATCCCTTCTGGCTGTCCTGCCGTTGGTCATCCAGTGGGACGCGTCCTCTCCTCAAGACTCAAGCCTTCCCCGGTTGGCTCAGGTAAGCCCATTCCTCTATCGCTCTGGTCAACCATCGGAGGAAGGGTTCAAGAAGCTCGCCGCAATGGGCATTCGCACGGTCATTGATTTACGGGGGGCAGGAAAGCGGGCGCGGAAAGAGAGGGCGCTGGTCGAATCGCTGGGAATGCGCTATGAAAATGTTCCGCTCAGTAATCTCAGGCGTCCGACCGACGATCAGATCAGACGCATCTTTGAGGTCATCGCTGATCCAAAAGCTCGCCCGGTACTCGTTCACTGTCGTCGAGGGGAAGATCGCACCGGAGTTGTGGTCGCCCTCTATCGGATTCTCTATGAGGGCTGGGAAGCCGAGCACGCCTATCGGGAAATGCGGAGATTTGGGTTCAAGTGGTATCTCTGGGGCATGAAAGGCTACGTCTTTGATTTTGCCCGCCGCCTTCACGCCGCGCCGATACAAGGCGTGCCCTTTCGCGCTGCGAAACTTCCCGGTGGAGACTGA